A DNA window from Stutzerimonas stutzeri contains the following coding sequences:
- a CDS encoding glutamine synthetase family protein, protein MSIQLDQLTGWLKEHKITEVECLISDLTGIARGKISPTNKFLGEKGMRLPESVLLQTVTGDYVEDDIYYELLDPADIDMFCRPDPDAVFLVPWAIEPTAQVIHDTYDKMGNPIELSPRNILKRVLKMYADRGWQPIVAPEMEFYLTKRCEDPDLPFQPPIGRSGRQETGRQSFSIDAANEFDPLFEDMYDWCEAQGLDLDTLIHEEGTAQMEINFRHGEALHLADQILVFKRTMREAALKHNVAATFMAKPMTGEPGSAMHLHQSVIDQSGRNIFSNEDGSMSQLFLHHVGGLQKYIPELLPMFAPNVNSFRRFLPDTSAPVNVEWGEENRTVGLRVPDSDPQNRRVENRLAGADANPYLAIAASLLCGYIGMVEQLPPSQPVKGRGYERRNLRLPLTLEAALERMETCRELEKYLSPKFITGYVAVKRAEQENYHRVISSWEREFLMLSV, encoded by the coding sequence ATGAGTATCCAGCTCGACCAGCTCACCGGCTGGCTGAAAGAACACAAGATCACCGAAGTGGAATGCCTGATCAGCGACCTGACCGGGATCGCCCGCGGCAAGATTTCACCAACCAACAAGTTCCTCGGCGAGAAAGGCATGCGCCTGCCGGAAAGCGTTCTGCTGCAGACCGTGACCGGCGACTACGTCGAGGACGACATCTACTACGAGCTGCTCGATCCGGCCGACATCGACATGTTCTGCCGGCCCGACCCGGATGCCGTTTTTCTCGTGCCCTGGGCCATCGAGCCCACCGCCCAGGTGATCCACGACACGTACGACAAGATGGGCAATCCCATCGAGCTGTCACCGCGCAACATCCTGAAGCGCGTACTGAAGATGTACGCCGACCGCGGCTGGCAGCCCATCGTCGCGCCGGAAATGGAGTTCTACCTGACCAAGCGCTGCGAAGATCCGGACCTGCCGTTCCAGCCGCCGATCGGCCGCTCCGGTCGCCAGGAAACCGGCCGCCAGTCGTTCTCCATCGACGCGGCCAACGAATTCGACCCGCTGTTCGAGGATATGTACGACTGGTGCGAGGCACAGGGACTGGATCTGGATACGCTGATCCACGAGGAAGGCACCGCGCAGATGGAGATTAACTTCCGTCATGGCGAGGCGCTGCACCTGGCCGATCAGATCCTGGTGTTCAAGCGCACCATGCGCGAGGCGGCGCTCAAGCACAACGTCGCCGCCACCTTCATGGCCAAACCGATGACCGGCGAGCCGGGCAGTGCAATGCACCTGCACCAGAGCGTCATCGACCAGAGCGGACGCAACATCTTCTCCAACGAAGACGGCTCCATGAGCCAGCTGTTCCTGCACCACGTCGGCGGCCTGCAGAAGTACATCCCCGAGCTGCTGCCGATGTTCGCGCCGAACGTCAATTCGTTCCGCCGCTTCCTGCCGGATACCTCGGCACCGGTGAACGTCGAGTGGGGCGAGGAAAACCGTACCGTGGGCCTGCGCGTACCGGATTCAGATCCGCAGAACCGCCGCGTTGAGAACCGCCTGGCCGGCGCCGATGCCAATCCTTACCTGGCCATCGCCGCCAGCCTGCTGTGCGGCTACATCGGCATGGTCGAGCAGCTACCACCGAGCCAGCCGGTCAAGGGTCGCGGGTACGAACGACGCAACCTGCGCCTGCCGCTGACACTGGAAGCGGCGCTGGAACGGATGGAAACCTGCCGCGAGCTGGAGAAATACCTGAGCCCGAAATTCATCACCGGCTACGTCGCGGTCAAACGCGCCGAGCAGGAGAACTACCACCGGGTGATCAGTTCCTGGGAGCGGGAGTTCCTGATGCTGTCGGTATAA
- a CDS encoding aspartate aminotransferase family protein, protein MSDSQTLHWQALSRDHHLPPFTDYKALNAKGTRIITKASGVYLWDSEGHKILDAMAGLWCVNLGYGREELVEAATKQMRELPYYNLFFQTAHPPAVALAKAIADIAPAGMNHVFFTGSGSEANDTVLRMVRHYWAIKGQPAKKVVIGRWNGYHGSTIAGASLGGMKAMHEQGDGPIPGIEHIDQPYWFGEGGDMSPEEFGVRIADQLEQKILEVGEDKVAAFIAEPIQGAGGVIIPPETYWPRIKEILARYDILFIADEVICGFGRTGEWFGSDYYGLEPDLMPIAKGLTSGYIPMGGVVVRDEVVQTLNEGGEFYHGFTYSGHPVAAAVALENIRILREEKIVERVKTKTAPYLQSRWQELIEHPLVGEARGVGLLGALELVKNKKTRERFADPGVGMLCREHCFRNGLVMRAVGDTMIISPPLVISEEQIDELIGKVRLCLDATAKDVLG, encoded by the coding sequence ATGAGCGATTCGCAAACCCTGCACTGGCAAGCGCTGAGCCGCGACCATCATCTGCCGCCGTTTACCGACTACAAAGCGCTGAATGCCAAGGGCACGCGCATCATCACCAAGGCGTCCGGCGTCTATCTGTGGGACAGCGAGGGGCACAAGATCCTCGACGCCATGGCCGGGCTCTGGTGCGTCAACCTCGGCTATGGCCGCGAGGAGCTGGTCGAGGCCGCGACCAAGCAGATGCGCGAGCTGCCTTACTACAACCTGTTCTTCCAGACTGCGCACCCGCCGGCCGTGGCGCTGGCCAAGGCGATTGCCGACATCGCACCGGCCGGCATGAACCACGTGTTCTTTACCGGGTCCGGCTCGGAAGCCAACGACACCGTGCTGCGCATGGTGCGCCATTACTGGGCGATCAAGGGCCAACCGGCGAAGAAGGTGGTCATCGGCCGCTGGAACGGCTACCACGGCTCGACCATCGCCGGCGCCAGCCTGGGTGGGATGAAAGCCATGCACGAGCAGGGTGACGGTCCGATCCCCGGCATCGAGCATATCGATCAGCCCTACTGGTTCGGCGAGGGCGGCGACATGAGCCCGGAAGAGTTCGGCGTGCGCATTGCCGACCAACTGGAGCAGAAGATCCTCGAAGTTGGTGAGGACAAGGTCGCCGCCTTCATCGCCGAACCGATCCAGGGCGCCGGCGGCGTGATCATCCCGCCGGAAACGTACTGGCCGCGGATCAAGGAAATTCTCGCGCGCTACGACATCCTCTTCATCGCCGACGAAGTCATCTGCGGCTTCGGCCGTACCGGTGAGTGGTTCGGCAGCGACTATTACGGCCTCGAGCCGGATTTGATGCCGATCGCCAAGGGGCTGACCTCGGGCTATATCCCCATGGGCGGCGTGGTGGTACGCGACGAAGTGGTGCAGACGCTCAACGAGGGCGGCGAGTTCTATCACGGCTTCACCTACTCGGGGCATCCAGTGGCCGCCGCGGTGGCGCTGGAGAACATCCGCATCCTGCGCGAGGAAAAGATCGTCGAGCGGGTGAAGACCAAGACGGCACCCTATTTGCAGTCTCGCTGGCAGGAGCTGATTGAGCATCCGCTGGTGGGCGAAGCCCGTGGCGTTGGCCTGCTCGGTGCGCTGGAGCTGGTGAAGAACAAGAAGACCCGCGAGCGCTTTGCCGACCCCGGCGTCGGCATGCTGTGTCGTGAGCATTGCTTCCGTAACGGCCTGGTGATGCGGGCGGTTGGCGACACCATGATCATCTCCCCGCCGCTGGTTATCAGCGAGGAGCAGATCGACGAGCTGATCGGCAAGGTGCGTCTGTGCCTGGATGCAACGGCCAAGGATGTGCTGGGTTGA
- a CDS encoding polyamine ABC transporter substrate-binding protein → MKPFAKTLLAMTLAGTVAGAAQAQVLHVYNWSDYIAEDTLENFTKETGIKVVYDVFDSNEVLEAKLLAGSSGYDVVVPSNPFLAKQIKAGVFQKLDKSKLPNWENLDKDLLKALEPSDPGNQYSIPYMWGTIGIGYNVDKVKAVLGDNAPVNSWDLVFKPENIEKLKSCGVAFLDSPTEMLPAALHYLGYAPDSGKADELKKAEDLFMQIRPHVAYFHSSKYISDLANGNICVAIGYSGDIYQGKSRAEEAANGVNVGYKIPQQGAGSFFDMLAVPADAKNVDNAHVFLNYLMKPEVMASITNYVQFPNGNAAATPLLDEAIRTDEGIYPSKEVLQKLYTFPDLDPKTQRAMTRSWTKIKSGR, encoded by the coding sequence ATGAAACCCTTCGCCAAGACCCTTCTTGCCATGACGCTGGCCGGCACCGTTGCCGGGGCTGCTCAGGCTCAGGTATTGCACGTCTACAACTGGTCCGACTACATCGCCGAAGACACCCTGGAAAACTTCACCAAGGAAACCGGCATCAAGGTCGTCTACGATGTCTTCGACAGCAATGAAGTGCTCGAAGCCAAACTGTTGGCCGGTAGCTCCGGTTATGACGTGGTGGTGCCGTCCAACCCGTTCCTGGCCAAGCAGATCAAGGCCGGCGTGTTCCAGAAGCTGGACAAGTCCAAGCTGCCGAACTGGGAAAATCTCGACAAGGACCTGCTCAAGGCGCTGGAGCCGAGCGACCCGGGCAACCAGTACTCGATTCCCTACATGTGGGGCACCATCGGCATCGGCTACAACGTCGACAAGGTCAAGGCCGTACTCGGCGATAACGCGCCGGTGAACTCCTGGGATCTGGTGTTCAAGCCGGAAAACATCGAGAAGCTGAAGTCCTGTGGCGTCGCCTTCCTCGACTCGCCGACCGAGATGCTGCCTGCCGCGCTGCACTACCTGGGTTATGCGCCGGACAGCGGCAAGGCCGACGAGCTGAAGAAGGCCGAAGACCTGTTCATGCAGATCCGCCCGCACGTCGCCTACTTCCATTCGTCCAAGTACATCTCGGACCTGGCCAACGGCAATATCTGCGTGGCGATCGGTTATTCCGGCGACATCTACCAAGGCAAATCCCGCGCCGAGGAAGCGGCCAACGGCGTAAACGTCGGCTACAAGATTCCGCAGCAGGGCGCCGGCAGCTTCTTCGACATGCTGGCGGTGCCAGCCGATGCCAAGAACGTCGACAACGCCCACGTCTTCCTCAACTACCTGATGAAGCCGGAAGTGATGGCGTCGATCACCAACTACGTGCAGTTCCCCAACGGCAACGCCGCTGCTACCCCGTTGCTGGATGAAGCGATTCGCACGGACGAAGGTATCTACCCGAGCAAGGAGGTGCTGCAGAAGCTCTACACCTTCCCTGACCTGGATCCGAAAACCCAGCGCGCGATGACCCGCAGCTGGACCAAGATCAAGTCCGGACGTTGA
- a CDS encoding polyamine ABC transporter substrate-binding protein, giving the protein MRSTFKSLIVAAAIAGTATAQAASVHIYNWSDYIGETTLEEFEKETGIKPVYDVFDSNETLEGKLLAGRSGYDVVVPSNHFLGKQIRAGAFQALDKSKLPNWEHLDPALLKQLQKNDPSNAHAAPYLWGTNGIGYNVEKVKAALGVDEIDSWAVIFEPENAAKLASCGIAFLDSADEMIPAMLNYLGLDPNSENAADYQKAEEKLLAVRPHVRYFHSSKYISDLANGNICVAAGFSGDVFQAAARAEEAGKGVEIAYAIPKEGGNLWFDMLAIPADARNVDEAHAFINYLLRPEVIAGVSDYVGYANPNLKAGELMDQEVRQDASVYPPQEVLDRLYVMAELPPKIQRLTTRSWTKVKSGK; this is encoded by the coding sequence ATGCGTTCGACATTCAAGTCGCTGATCGTCGCCGCCGCCATTGCCGGTACCGCGACCGCCCAGGCTGCGTCCGTGCACATCTACAACTGGTCGGATTACATCGGCGAAACGACGCTGGAAGAGTTCGAGAAGGAAACCGGCATCAAGCCCGTCTACGACGTCTTCGATTCCAATGAAACCCTGGAAGGCAAACTGCTGGCTGGCCGCAGCGGCTACGACGTGGTGGTGCCCTCCAACCATTTCCTCGGCAAGCAGATCCGTGCCGGTGCGTTCCAGGCGCTGGACAAGAGCAAGCTGCCGAACTGGGAACACCTCGACCCGGCGCTGCTCAAGCAGCTGCAGAAGAACGACCCCAGCAATGCCCATGCGGCGCCGTATCTATGGGGCACCAACGGCATCGGTTACAACGTGGAGAAGGTCAAAGCCGCGCTGGGCGTCGATGAGATCGATTCCTGGGCGGTGATCTTCGAGCCGGAGAACGCGGCAAAGCTGGCCAGCTGCGGCATCGCCTTTCTCGATTCGGCGGATGAGATGATCCCGGCCATGCTCAACTACCTGGGGCTGGACCCCAACAGCGAGAACGCCGCGGATTATCAGAAGGCCGAGGAGAAGCTCCTGGCCGTGCGTCCACATGTGCGTTATTTCCATTCTTCCAAATACATTTCTGACCTCGCCAATGGCAATATCTGCGTCGCCGCCGGGTTCTCCGGCGATGTATTCCAGGCGGCCGCCCGCGCCGAGGAAGCCGGCAAAGGGGTCGAGATCGCCTACGCCATTCCCAAGGAGGGCGGCAACCTCTGGTTCGACATGCTCGCCATTCCGGCCGATGCACGTAACGTCGACGAAGCCCACGCGTTCATCAACTACCTGCTGCGCCCCGAAGTGATTGCCGGGGTGAGTGACTATGTCGGTTACGCCAACCCCAATCTCAAGGCCGGCGAGCTGATGGACCAGGAGGTGCGCCAGGACGCTTCGGTATATCCGCCGCAGGAAGTGCTGGATCGCCTGTACGTCATGGCCGAGCTGCCGCCGAAGATCCAGCGGTTGACGACCCGCTCCTGGACCAAGGTGAAGTCCGGCAAGTGA